The DNA region AATAAGCaaatgaaaacaaattgaaGTTGTTAACCCTTCAACATCAATAACTGTTTGTAGCTGTCAAATTTGTAGATTATTTTCTGcatttttttgtgattttggtAAATAGAAATAGTTCACCTGCTGGaatatattgtgttttttttttaaaatttcatattAACTGTGATCTGAAGTGCTGCTTGgataaatttcctttttcccatGTCAGCTGAAAACTGCTAGAGAAGCAGTGCAATATAGTGTCGCTGGAAGTGCTTTGGGAGCAGTAGTTACTGCAGGTGTTGCCTTGAAATATTCAAAGAGCTTACATGGTAATTAGCTACTTTTCATAATATTGATACCTTTTACTACAGCAACATACTTTTGGATAGATGTTAACTTGATTATCATATTGTAAGCAAAAGCAGACATCATTCTTGCTCTTTTTGACACTTAAAATTCTTTGACTCTTAAATTAACTTTATAATATTTTCTATATGAAGTTTTTATAGGGTTTTTGAAGTGCAAGTTGTGCAAAAGTATTTTATGCACATTGCTAATCATACACTGTTGTTTCCCCTGCCACATTGAACAGGTGCTGGACTGTCTCTTTTAGCTGGAGGTATATTTGGGTGGACATTTGGGCATGAGGTTGCAAATCATGCACTTCAACTTTACAGGGTAGACACATTGGCTGCTGAGGCTAAGTTTCTGGACTGGTGGAAATTTAAGACTGAAGGAAGTGATTAAAGCTGTTGGCTTCTGGGTGTTAATGCTGCGTGCATTTGTTACCGTTTCATGGAAATTGAGAATAATTTTTGTTGTTGCCTGTGGGATTTGTGTCCTCTGAATAAGTACtttgatgtgatcaagttttagAACCAATGCATCATATGGCAAAACAGGTTGACTTTATGACATTTTTTCTGACTGTATGTGGTGATTTTTGTTACTGATTGTTGACGGGATCATAAGGGCTTGCATTTTCTACTCTGAAACAGGGGGTGATATCCTAATAGAAAATAGTCACGTGAACAAACTTTTACCTCAATTCTCGGGAAGAATTTTGCTtactttttatcttaaatttgcGTCACATCCGTCTACACTAGTGTTGATGATTATTCAAACATAGCTTTAAGCAAGAGCAAGCAATGTCCAAAGAGTTAAATGTACTTTAATGGAAATTAATTCATAATACAAGTGAGAGGCATGTTAGCTCTTCGCATGACGTACAAACCCACCCAAAGTTGTCATGGAATCCATAACTGTTTATATTGTGGCTCTTCATGCTTGCTTCTGTGGAGAACCTTTAAGTTGATAAAGTTCTTGGTTGAGAAAATTCTGAAGTCGTCCGAATATCTTCTATTGACcatagaaaaatagaaaaatactcAGGGTTGGAAGAATGTGTAGAAAACTTAAAATTTGTTGGACCCAATTAAAAAGGCAACGACCAAGGCCTTTTTAAGGTTAAAAGCAAATTAAATTAACACTTGGAAAGTTGGAACACCACTCCTCCATTTTTAGTGGCCAACTTTGGCAGCCTACGCACACCTCTTTGCTGTGAAGAAGAATTCTTCCTCCTATAATCTTGGGTATGGTTTTGATGGTTACAACAATACTACAAAAGAAGATAAAGAATGAAGGCCTCAAGCTAGAGGTGTTAAGATCATAATAGCTAAATTTATTGATTTCTGTATTGCTTTctagttgattttttttttcttcttaggaAGATCACCTAAATTCTCTAGTTAATATGCCCTCTCAAATTATTAGAATGTGTTTAAATTGAGGTTAAAtggttttataattaaaatatttagaaACCCTAGATAAAGTGACTTAAAATGTGTTTTTAAAAGGTTttcatagtaaaaaaaaatcagcatAACAAATTACCAGTTTTCAGGTTAACTCATCTTTGTTTGTAACACATTTGTTACAAACGATAGGAGGACGAGTACTTGTTGGTGGAAATACAATGTTGATGGATCAATTAGGAGTTCTAAAGAGGCAGGGTGTGGCGGAGTCCTCCGAGATAGCGATGGTCATTGGGTGAGAGGCTTCTGTAGGAGGTTGGGAACCTCAAATCCTTTGCTTGTAGAGTTTTGAGCTATCTATTATGCAGCGGAGCTTATATCCAAGGAAGCTTTCCCAAGGGAGGTCGTGGAGAGTGACTCGACGGAGGCTGTGGAGGCAATTACTTTTAGTGGCGTTCTGGTCAATCCTTATTTGGATCTTGTTCGGGATATTCGTCAAATGATCTTGTTCCGTATTGAAGTTAAATTCCAGCTAGTTGCACGTGAGGCAAATTCTGTAGCGGATATCCTTGCTAAGAGCGCTCGCATGCTTGGTTTTGGTGCCCACATTTTGCACTTTCCTATGACGGAGTGTCGTAGCTTGTTATTTCAAGATGCAACGGAGGCCTTAGCCTCCCTCTATGCTCCTGCGTTGTAGTGTTTTCGCTTTTGGGGCTTCACCGTGCCATGTTACCAACAACATATAATAACTATCCTGTCTCCTTGTACGTTGTGAGTGTAAATTCAAAGCAACAAGTTGACTTCTCATAACTATAAACGAAGAAGTTGATTTCCCATCTCTATAAAAGAGATTTCATAGTTAGCCGAAACTCtccctataaataggaaaatgaatatttgtaACAAAATTACAGTCATAATTGTCAATCAAAATACAAAATGTAAATTTACCAGTGTATACTTGAATACCAATATGAAAATCATTAGAAGAACACTGGCTTCgtcaaaacattttttttgcttttctaaTTGCTCACATGATACACATTGATACACACTCGATGCTGATACAGGGGCACACAAAATTGTATGCTTAACGAGGGAAATCATATTAAAAACAGTAAATTACATAATGACAGATCTCACAACATTTACGTTATATCTGGGTGTCCTGCGGCTTAATCAAATTCATGCTGAAATCCCAGAGTTTCTTGGCCAAATCAATGTCTTTTCCCCTTGAACTTGCTTTGGCAAGATTACTATTTTGAAAGAACTCGCCACTGATTCCCTGGACTTGTGGGTTCAATGCTACATAGCATGTTGTTGCTGCTCCCTATAGTAAGGTTTGACAAGGTAAAAAACATTGAACATCAGAAGAATCACATGTTAATATCAGATTTATTTTAAATCTTTTTTATAGATTCAATCACCAAACAATTTCTTCTCCACATAGTCATAGGTCATATCGGTTAAGCTTACCTGAGGTACATTTTTAAACACGACTCTCCCAAGTGTATTAACTAGACCTGCATAAATCATACAAACATGTATCCATAAACTCGGTAACTATCATTATCTAAATGGAAAAATACTTGCATATAGAGCCATCCatgaaaaaagaaatagaagatAACATGAGTTCATATTGGCATGGTCTAGTTAGGTGTTGCATAATACTAAGGCTGCCTCCATGTGAGGTGAACATGTGAAATTGTTTGGCAAGGGTATTTGACTATTAATCATGTTATGTTGAGAGTTCAAGTGTGAGTTTGAAGTCGCACATCGGTTAAGAATCAGTGGCGGACCTACCACAGGGCTTGGTAGGTCCAATGCCCTAgctcaaagtaaaaaaaatacaaatttcttTGGACTAGGTAGGTTTTTtggcccaaaaaaaaattaaagaaaaggcaaatttataaggaaatgcaaagtttagggacttaatcataaaatttgcctaggcttcctaaaatttctagttccgccactgttaaGAATGATTGGTGTGAAGACaatataagagatgtgactctCATAAACTcaatgtcttaaggttttgggtaaaAATGTAGTGTTCAGTTCTATTGATGTCTAGCTTCCTTGACCCATGGACTCACACTGTCCCCCCAACATGTTAACCAGCCTGAACTCAAAATATGAGATTATAACACCTAAAACTATGTTGAGGAATTGGAACTTAGAGACATCTCAAGGAAACTAAACAACACTGGTGTCCTCTACTAATGGAGGATTATGCAGTATACATCATTTAGTTTCCCAAATCCTATGTTTTTAAATAATTCCTAATCATTACCATAAATTCATATGAATAGTGCAATGTCGTAGTTACCAGAAACTATACGTTGACGACGAAAAATCTTGGTGACAATGGCTCCTGGATCAAGAGAATTAGCAGTAATATCCACCCCTTCTTCCTGATCAAGTTGCAACAATTAATGAACAAGCAATATCACGTATACACCACAGACAAGCATTGAGGAACCAGAGAGCCATTTTCACTGAGTAGATTCACAAACATAAGAAAGTcatcaaaacaaagaaataacAGAGTGAGTAACCAAACAAAATTGTCTTGTGATTTTGGTTTTAGGAGTTGACTAGGTGCGAGAACTGAAAAGAAAAAGCTATAAGCTGATTTTTTTTACCAGAATAACAAACATATCGTTCAAGCTACGATACAATAAACTTCAACATACCTTGAGATGTCTTGCAAGTTCATTGGCATGTAATATGTTTGCAAGCTTTGATTTCCCATATGCAAACCACCTGCAGTAACTGTACACAAGGAAGCAAACATAATGTACTAGTACAACATAAGATTCCACTGCTGTCTATGGTCAAATCCCATTTCCCTGAAAAAGAAGCTATGCTAGCATAATTTATCACACCTAGTGTTTAGACTACTTCTTACCTTGATTGATCATTGATTTTATCAAAATTGATTCCGCCAACATATCGGTGAGTGACGGAGGAGACATTAACAATTCTCCCCTCTTTCTTACTTTCGCGTGCTGTTTTCTTCATAGTATCCAACAGAAGATTTGTTAAGAGAAAATGACCTGTGGAATTACATGAATTAAAACTTATAGGATTCAGATCATTTTAACATCTTCTCAGCCTAtgcttttgaatttttttttaaagaaacagTGGAAAACTAATTAATTTGAAGTTTTATATAAACTATATAACCCAATTAGATGAGCTAAGGCAGATCAAAAGTGTTGAAGATGATTTATGACCCTTCTACCatgattgagagagagagagagcactCACATATTATAGCCAAACTATTCCTTTCTTAAGagcttgaataaaaaaaaaatgaaaacatcataTTCATATTCCCCAATTAACTCCTTACTCCTTAGAAACATTTTCATTGTCATAATGTTTATTTTTTCCCTATATACACCGTGAAGCTCATAAAAGATTTTGTCATTGTCTTCttgaagattataaagttccTACATACCTATATGATTTGTGGCAAAGTGTAGTTCAATGTTGTCTTTGGACAGTGCGAAACGGGTTGCCAGAACACCTGCATTGTTTCTTAGAattgcaacaaacaaacaaacaaaccatGAAACACTACTATTCCATTGTTTCCTTATATGAAAAACTTTGACAATGTAGCCCATATACTCTTCTTACATCAGAATGTTTAGTGGAAGACCAGAGGAATTGAACTCTGATGCGAATTTCTGAACAGATGCGATTGAGCTAAGGTCTAACTCAATGGCATCAACTTTAGCTGTGGGAATCTTCTTAAGTATTGCATCTTTGACATCTTGTGCAacaatcatatttctcaccccCATAATCACATGGACACCATGCG from Lotus japonicus ecotype B-129 chromosome 2, LjGifu_v1.2 includes:
- the LOC130738237 gene encoding short-chain dehydrogenase TIC 32, chloroplastic-like, whose protein sequence is MWPFCRKGASGFSSSSTAEDVTHGIDGNGLVAIVTGATSGIGAETTRVLASHGVHVIMGVRNMIVAQDVKDAILKKIPTAKVDAIELDLSSIASVQKFASEFNSSGLPLNILINNAGVLATRFALSKDNIELHFATNHIGHFLLTNLLLDTMKKTARESKKEGRIVNVSSVTHRYVGGINFDKINDQSSYCRWFAYGKSKLANILHANELARHLKEEGVDITANSLDPGAIVTKIFRRQRIVSGLVNTLGRVVFKNVPQGAATTCYVALNPQVQGISGEFFQNSNLAKASSRGKDIDLAKKLWDFSMNLIKPQDTQI
- the LOC130738235 gene encoding succinate dehydrogenase subunit 6, mitochondrial produces the protein MADTTQGSSSFWDGYKEFWSQRFAFLGNYSKFVKREKPVRSWSSSDVEEFIAYDPVHGPVLKTAREAVQYSVAGSALGAVVTAGVALKYSKSLHGAGLSLLAGGIFGWTFGHEVANHALQLYRVDTLAAEAKFLDWWKFKTEGSD